The following proteins are encoded in a genomic region of Bombus pyrosoma isolate SC7728 linkage group LG1, ASM1482585v1, whole genome shotgun sequence:
- the LOC122577974 gene encoding trigger factor-like, giving the protein MHHLPHPSDHDGDDDDGGDDDDDDDDGDGDDDDGDGDDDGDDDDDGDDDDGDDGGGNNDDEDEDSDGNDGDVEDSDGDNAAGKQKEEEEKEKQEISGDIVRVEG; this is encoded by the coding sequence ATGCACCATCTACCGCATCCTAGCGACcacgacggcgacgacgacgacggcggcgacgacgacgacgacgacgacgacggcgacggcgacgacgacgacggcgacggcgacgacgacggcgacgacgacgacgacggcgacgacgacgacggcgacgacggcGGTGGTaacaacgacgacgaggacgaagaTAGTGACGGCAACGACGGCGACGTCGAAGATAGTGACGGCGATAACGCCGCCGGGAAGcagaaagaagaggaggagaaggagaaacaGGAGATATCCGGTGACATCGTTCGCGTCGAAGGCTAG